The Primulina tabacum isolate GXHZ01 unplaced genomic scaffold, ASM2559414v2 Contig1021, whole genome shotgun sequence genome includes a window with the following:
- the LOC142535439 gene encoding large ribosomal subunit protein uL2c-like: MAIHLYKTSTPSTRNGTVDSQVKSNPRNNLIYGQHHCGKGRNARGIITVRHRGGGHKRLYRKIDFRRNEKDIYGRIVTIEYDPNRNAYICLIHYGDGEKRYILHPRGAIIGDTILSGTEVPIKMGNALPLSAESTSTDMPLGTAIHNIEITLGKGGQLVRAAAANASYNMASNKADLVISKAEVNEGTTAKRLKPRARGRRYAIKRNTCHITLVVKDRSLNADYEQMDSWIYDDRY; this comes from the exons ATGGCGATACATTTATACAAAACTTCTACCCCGAGCACACGCAATGGAACCGTAGACAGTCAAGTGAAATCCAATCCACGAAATAATTTGATCTATGGACAGCATCATTGTGGTAAAGGTCGTAATGCCAGAGGAATCATTACCGTAAGGCATAGAGGGGGAGGTCATAAGCGTCTATACCGTAAAATCGATTTTCGACGGAATGAAAAAGACATATATGGTAGAATCGTAACCATAGAATACGACCCTAATCGAAATGCATACATTTGTCTCATACACTATGGGGATGGTGAGAAGAGATATATTTTACATCCCAGAGGGGCTATAATTGGAGATACCATTCTTTCTGGTACAGAAGTTCCTATAAAAATGGGAAATGCCCTACCTTTGAGTGCG GAATCTACTTCAACCGATATGCCCTTAGGCACggccatacataacatagaaatCACACTTGGAAAGGGTGGACAATTAGTTAGAGCAGCGG CAGCAAATGCGAGTTACAATATGGCTTCCAACAAAGCCGATTTAGTAATTAGTAAAGCTGAAGTTAATGAGGGTACTACCGCGAAGAGATTAAAACCTCGAGCTCGAGGACGTCGTTATGCGATAAAAAGAAATACCTGTCATATAACTCTTGTAGTGAAAGATAGATCTCTAAATGCTGACTATGAACAAATGGATTCGTGGATATATGATGATAGATATTAG